A stretch of the Candidatus Fermentibacter sp. genome encodes the following:
- a CDS encoding ATP-binding protein: protein MTEQGPKELRVPADLKEVDRVRAFLREAIAGLPLDDEARLKVELALHEICVNIARYAYPEGRGGEMAVRIWQEGDSLFIEVRDRGIPFNPVRKKNPDLMVKLRRGVPGGLGVYFFKTLMDGLSYRRAGGQNILTVRKAI, encoded by the coding sequence GTGACCGAACAAGGCCCCAAGGAGCTCCGCGTCCCGGCCGACCTCAAGGAAGTCGACCGCGTCCGGGCCTTCCTCCGGGAGGCCATCGCCGGGCTGCCCCTCGACGACGAGGCCCGGCTCAAGGTCGAGCTGGCCCTGCACGAGATCTGCGTCAACATCGCCCGCTACGCGTATCCCGAGGGCCGGGGGGGCGAGATGGCCGTCCGCATCTGGCAGGAGGGGGACTCGCTCTTCATCGAGGTCCGGGACCGGGGCATCCCCTTCAATCCCGTCCGGAAGAAGAACCCCGACCTGATGGTCAAGCTGCGTCGCGGCGTGCCCGGCGGCCTGGGCGTCTATTTCTTCAAGACGCTCATGGACGGGCTGTCCTACCGGCGGGCGGGCGGCCAGAACATCCTGACTGTCCGCAAGGCCATCTGA